In Pseudobdellovibrio exovorus JSS, the genomic stretch GTTATCAGAAGCTGCATTCCGATGTGCCCCATGGTCCGTGGGCTTTTGTTTACTCGTTAACTCCGAATAAAAAAGAATTTAAAGGTGGCGAAACGTTAATTCTAAAAAACAGCACCTTAGATTTTTGGAGTCACTACGGACGTGAAAGAGATCACGAGCAAAATAGCTTTGTCGATATTATCCCATCGCTGATGAATCAATTGGTAGTATTTGATCCTCGTTTCCCGCATGGGGTGACAGAGGTTAAAGGCACTCGTGATCCTTTAAAAAGTCGCCTTGTGATGCATGGTTGGTTTGTTAATCCTCGTCCTTATGTGGTGGGTGGTTTAAGTACAGCAGCCGTGCAGAAGGCTTTGAACACTGTCTTTGAAGGTTTAAATCCCGTGCTTTCAAATATTGGTTTATTAGACGGAGCTTTATCTGTTCGTCTACATGTGGGAGCTGATGGTTTGGTTAAACAGTATCAAGTGCTGACAGACACATTGGTTTCGTTACAACATCAGGAAGCCGATATTCGCTATCTAAAAAAGGAACTTAAGTCGTTATTTAGTCATGTTCGCTTTGTTAAAACAAAAAAAGCATCAAAAATTACGATGCCGCTGATTTTCAAGTAGAGGTAATTGATATGACATTAACTCAGTTGTCGTATGTGGTCGCTGTAGATAAGCACAAAAATTTCGGAGTTGCAGCTCAACACTGTAAAGTGACTCAGCCTACGCTTAGCATGCAAATTCAAAAGTTAGAAGACGAGCTTGGTGTTATCTTATTTGATCGTACAGAGCAGCCGATCAAAACCACGAAGGTGGGTGAGGCGTTACTGAAGCAGGCAAAAGTGATCTTGCGTGAAGCGCAGAAGTTTGACGAGATGGTTTTAGAAGAAAAAGATGAGTCTCGTGGCGAAATCCGTATTGGGGTTATTCCGACATTGGCTCCTTATTTGATGCCGCTATTTCTAAAAGACTTCACTAAAAATAACGAAAACATTAAAGTGATTGTTGAGGAATTACAGACTCAGCAAATCATTCAAAAATTAGATGATGCTGAACTCGATTTAGGATTACTCGTTACACCAATTGATCATGCGGGACTACAGGCCGACCCTATTTTTTACGAGCCGTTCATGGCCTACGTTTCGGATAAGTCTCCGCTAGCTAAGCTCAGTAAGGTTGACCAAAAAGATCTGAACTCAGGTGATCTGTGGCTTCTTAATGATGGACATTGTTTCCGCGAACAGTCTTTATTGATTTGTAAAAACCGCAAAAAAAATTCGGATCAAAATAAGAGTTTGATGTTTGAAAGCGGCAGTCTGGAAACGATTAAAAAAATGATCGATCAGGATTATGGTTTTACACTGTTGCCATATCTAGCGACATTAGATCTGAAAAACTCAAAACGCCTAAAAGAATTTTCACACCCAGTTCCGACCCGTGAAGTGAGTGTGATTTACAGTAAGTATTTTAGAAAAAATAAAATCAAAGATAACTTGATTGAAAGTATTCGTCGTCATTTGCCGGAAGGCCTAGACATCGTGGCGAATAAGAAAATCCAAGTTGTAGACCTACCGATCGGGCAACTGAGCTAGTCATAGCCCGATCTCAAAAAAGTTAGACCGTATAACGATACTCGATATCCGCTTGCACTTCGGGGTGAAGTGAGCGTTTTACAGGGCAATTGTTGCCAGAGGCCTCAAGTTTTTCGCGATAGTCTGTTGGGATAGAGGTTGGTAACTCAATGATCGTCTTTAAGCTAGCGATTTTGCGTGGAGCTGCTGACATCACCTTTTCCACACTCATGCGCGAACCGATTAAGCTCACGCCGTCTTTTTCGGCCATGATCGCCATAGTGGTTAAAACACAAGTCCCTAAAGCTGTCGCCACTAAATCCGTCGGAGAGAAGCTCTCTCCGCGGCCTTGATTATCTTTCGGTGCATCTGTATCTAAAAGAGTTTTAGATGGCTCATGTTCAACTTTACAGTGCTTTTCTCCCAAATACGTGGCTGTCATTCTGACCATAGATTAAATCCTCATTCCAGTTTGATAAGTCCAAGTTCAGGGCTTTGTTCAGAACCTCATTAATGTGTTCGACAAAGCTGAACTCTATTTGGGATCGTACATCTTCTGGAACATCTTTCAAATCTTTTTCATTACGTTTCGACATGATGATCTTATTCACGCCGGCACGATGGGCTGCAATGACCTTTTCTTTAATACCACCGACAGGTAAGACTTTACCCCTTAAACTAATTTCCCCTGTCATAGCCAGTCTTGGGTTAACAGGTATACGGGAAACTAATGAGGTCAAAGATGTCAGCAAAGTCACACCCGCCGATGGTCCATCTTTAGGAATAGCTCCTGCAGG encodes the following:
- a CDS encoding 2OG-Fe(II) oxygenase, whose product is MKNILVQKNFYPSASRLRSEFEQNFADSKSTHQKRFVWDFWYDEDQYHLIRTPAYHYFTPTEYQNFHSYLVQWGREYLGCHDISPPWLSYYVDGCYQKLHSDVPHGPWAFVYSLTPNKKEFKGGETLILKNSTLDFWSHYGRERDHEQNSFVDIIPSLMNQLVVFDPRFPHGVTEVKGTRDPLKSRLVMHGWFVNPRPYVVGGLSTAAVQKALNTVFEGLNPVLSNIGLLDGALSVRLHVGADGLVKQYQVLTDTLVSLQHQEADIRYLKKELKSLFSHVRFVKTKKASKITMPLIFK
- a CDS encoding LysR substrate-binding domain-containing protein: MTLTQLSYVVAVDKHKNFGVAAQHCKVTQPTLSMQIQKLEDELGVILFDRTEQPIKTTKVGEALLKQAKVILREAQKFDEMVLEEKDESRGEIRIGVIPTLAPYLMPLFLKDFTKNNENIKVIVEELQTQQIIQKLDDAELDLGLLVTPIDHAGLQADPIFYEPFMAYVSDKSPLAKLSKVDQKDLNSGDLWLLNDGHCFREQSLLICKNRKKNSDQNKSLMFESGSLETIKKMIDQDYGFTLLPYLATLDLKNSKRLKEFSHPVPTREVSVIYSKYFRKNKIKDNLIESIRRHLPEGLDIVANKKIQVVDLPIGQLS
- a CDS encoding OsmC family protein — encoded protein: MVRMTATYLGEKHCKVEHEPSKTLLDTDAPKDNQGRGESFSPTDLVATALGTCVLTTMAIMAEKDGVSLIGSRMSVEKVMSAAPRKIASLKTIIELPTSIPTDYREKLEASGNNCPVKRSLHPEVQADIEYRYTV